One window of Siniperca chuatsi isolate FFG_IHB_CAS linkage group LG15, ASM2008510v1, whole genome shotgun sequence genomic DNA carries:
- the rdh12 gene encoding retinol dehydrogenase 12 yields MIPFPALRSAPLSTLTSAVLPTEQRHPAGDRKANIRGMMLLLLIVAGLGVVTLLVILFAPHIRKYAAGGVCKSTADLDGKTVLITGANTGIGKETALDLAMRGARVIMACRHVEKGEEAAASIRAAYPKAQVEVRELDLADTCSIRAFAQKFLREVNHLHILINNAGVMMCPYTKTIDGFEMHIGVNHLGHFLLTSLLIGQLKRSAPARIVVVSSLAHNFGWIRFHDLHSQGSYNSGLAYCQSKLANVLFARELARRLKGTNVTVNSVHPGTVNSDLTRHSTLMTIFFTVFSMFLKTPREGAQTSIYCAVADELHSISGKHFSDCAPAFVAPQGRSEETARRLWDVSCELLGIEWD; encoded by the exons ATGATTCCGTTCCCGGCGCTACGCTCTGCACCCCTTTCTACTTTGACATCAGCTGTTCTGCCTACAGAGCAGAGGCACCCTGCAGGAGACAGAAAAGCGAATATCCGTGGTATGATGTTGCTTTTATTAATTGTCGCGGGCCTCGGAGTGGTGACGTTACTGGTGATTTTATTTGCACCACATATAAG AAAGTATGCAGCAGGAGGGGTGTGCAAGTCCACAGCTGATCTGGATGGGAAGACAGTCCTCATCACTGGAGCCAACACAGGGATTGGGAAGGAGACTGCCCTGGACCTGGCAATGCGAG GGGCTCGGGTGATTATGGCATGCCGACATGtggaaaaaggagaggaagcTGCGGCCAGTATACGAGCTGCGTATCCCAAAGCACAAGTGGAGGTTCGAGAGCTCGACCTGGCAGACACCTGCTCTATACGAGCCTTCGCACAGAAATTCCTGAGAG AGGTCAACCACCTTCATATCCTTATCAACAATGCCGGGGTGATGATGTGCCCCTACACAAAAACAATTGACGGCTTTGAGATGCATATTGGAGTCAATCACTTGG GGCACTTCCTGTTGACGTCCCTCCTGATCGGGCAGTTGAAGCGCAGTGCGCCGGCCCGGATTGTGGTGGTCTCGTCTCTGGCACACAACTTCGGCTGGATCCGTTTCCATGACCTTCACAGCCAGGGAAGCTACAACAGTGGACTAGCATACTGCCAGAGCAAACTGGCAAATGTGCTCTTTGCCAGAGAGTTGGCACGTAGACTCAaag GCACCAATGTGACGGTGAACTCAGTCCACCCGGGGACGGTGAACTCTGACCTGACCAGACACTCAACTCTCATGACGATATTTTTCACCGTCTTCTCCATGTTCCTAAAAACCCCACGGGAAGGAGCACAGACCAGCATCTACTGTGCTGTGGCAGATGAACTGCACTCAATCTCTGGGAAACACTTCAG CGACTGCGCCCCTGCCTTTGTAGCCCCACAGGGAAGAAGTGAGGAGACAGCGAGGAGACTGTGGGACGTCAGCTGTGAGCTTCTTGGTATCGAGTGGGACTGA
- the vti1b gene encoding vesicle transport through interaction with t-SNAREs homolog 1B, whose amino-acid sequence MSSEEFEKLHEIYRSLYDELKLMPERVLKSHGEERKRLVRIFDERQGEAEEVLQGMEEELRAAPSSHRNAMSTKLRLYRRDLGKLQRDMKNSAPGFGSSSQPVEGSHHGIYSSQNQQSTHLQSQRALLLQGTESLNNASQSIERSQRIANETEHIGTDIIEELGEQREQLDRTRNRLVNTGENLSRSRKILRAMARRLVTNKLLLGVIILMELAILGAVIYLKFFRR is encoded by the exons ATGTCGTCGGAGGAATTCGAGAAGTTGCACGAAATCTACAGATCACTGTATGATGAGCTCAAGCTAATGCCAGAGAGAGTTCTGAAAAGCCACGGAG aggagaggaagaggttgGTGAGGATCTTCGATGAGAGGCAGGGGGAGGCTGAGGAAGTG TTacaaggaatggaagaagagcTGCGTGCTGCCCCTTCCTCCCACCGAAATGCTATGAGTACAAAGCTGCGCCTGTACCGCCGGGATCTGGGCAAGCTTCAGAGAGACATGAAAAACTCCGCTCCTGGCTTTGGTTCTTCTTCCCAGCCAGTGGAAGGAAGTCATCATGGCATCTATTCGTCACAAAATCAACAAAGT ACACACCTGCAGTCCCAGAGAGCCCTGCTCCTCCAGGGCACAGAGTCTCTGAACAATGCCAGCCAGAGTATTGAACGAAGTCAGCGCATCGCCAATGAGACGGAGCACATCGGCACAGATATCATCGAGGAGCTGGGAGAGCAGAGGGAACAGCTGGACCGCACCAGAAACAGA ttgGTGAATACTGGAGAAAACCTCAGTCGAAGTAGGAAAATTCTTCGTGCCATGGCACGGCG ACTGGTGACGAACAAGTTGCTGTTAGGTGTCATCATTTTAATGGAGTTGGCCATTCTAGGTGCTGTGATTTATCTGAAGTTCTTCAGACGATAA
- the arg2 gene encoding arginase-2, mitochondrial: MALRGPLFRLLRTQLSHTCQQNRAQSVAVLGAPFSRGQKRRGVEHGPKVIRDAGLIERLSSLDSSVHDFGDLNFHNLEKDEPYMNVKSPRTVGAANKMLAGAVSRAVGAGHTLVMLGGDHSLAIGSVGGHVQQCPDLCLIWVDAHADVNTPMTSPSGNLHGQPVAFMLKELQDKMQGIPGFSWTKPFLSSRDLVYIGLRDIDPGEHHILKNLGIQYFTMRDIDRLGIQRVMEVTLDHLLARQKRPIHLSFDIDAFDPSLAPATGTPVNGGLTYREGIYITEEIHNTGLLSAMDLVEVNPMLGANREAVEATASLAIDVIASALGQTREGAHGSTDEIPPVKDDTEQLRL, translated from the exons atggctTTGAGAGGACCTCTGTTCCGTCTTCTCCGAACTCAACTCAGTCACACTTGCCAACAGAACAGAGCTCAGTCCGTGGCTGTGCTGGGCGCTCCGTTTTCAAGAGGACAG AAAAGAAGAGGCGTGGAGCACGGACCCAAAGTCATCAGAGATGCGGGGCTCATCGAGAGGCTCTCCAGTTTAG actcctctgtcCACGACTTTGGCGACCTCAACTTCCACAACCTTGAGAAGGACGAACCCTACATGAATGTAAAGTCCCCTCGCACTGTGGGTGCAGCAAATAAGATGCTGGCTGGCGCAGTGAGCAGAGCTGTTGGTGCTGGACACACCCTTGTCATGCTTGGAGGTGATCACAG CCTTGCTATTGGATCAGTGGGAGGCCATGTCCAGCAGTGTCCTGACCTGTGTCTCATCTGGGTTGATGCTCATGCAGATGTAAATACGCCCATGACTTCTCCATCAGGAAACCTCCACGGCCAGCCTGTGGCATTCATGCTCAAAGAGCTGCAAGACAAG ATGCAAGGTATCCCAGGGTTCTCCTGGACGAAGCCATTCCTCTCCTCGCGGGACCTGGTGTACATCGGGCTGCGGGACATTGACCCCGGAGAGCA CCACATCCTGAAGAACCTGGGTATCCAGTACTTCACCATGAGGGATATCGACAGACTAGGCATCCAAAGGGTCATGGAAGTCACTCTTGACCATCTTCTGGCAAG ACAAAAGCGACCGATCCACCTGAGCTTTGACATTGATGCATTCGACCCGTCTCTGGCTCCAGCCACAGGAACGCCAGTGAACGGAGGTTTGACCTACAGGGAGGGGATCTACATCACAGAGGAAATACATAACACAG GCCTGCTGTCGGCCATGGACCTGGTAGAAGTAAACCCTATGCTAGGTGCCAACCGTGAAGCCGTGGAGGCCACCGCCTCTTTAGCAATCGACGTCATCGCGTCTGCTCTGGGACAGACGAGAGAAGGCGCTCATGGGTCCACTGATGAGATTCCCCCCGTGAAGGACGACACAGAGCAGCTCCGCCTCTGA